From the Sphingomonas mesophila genome, one window contains:
- the asnB gene encoding asparagine synthase (glutamine-hydrolyzing), with amino-acid sequence MCGIAGIWARSQVDPKLLARMERCLEHRGPDGSGVWSDPQSGIGFAHRRLAIVDLSPSGAQPMHSADGRWVLSYNGEIYNHGEIRVELEQAGRTPPGGWRGHSDTETILEAIAAWGLEAALGKAVGMFALSLWDRSERRLHLARDRFGEKPLYYGRCGADFVFASELKAIRLHPAFDGAIDRRAVAALAAIAVIPAPLSIYQGIAKLEPGTILTLDAPGSEPRVARYWSYRDVVREDLRAPIATEAEALDALDGALRRSLAGQAVADVPIGAFLSGGIDSSTIVALYQAVSGSRVSTFSIGFDESGYDESADARAVAQHLGTDHHEHRVGVAEAQAVIPLLPAIYDEPFADSSQIPTYLVSQFARRQVTVAITGDGGDELFAGYNRHRALPAAWSRLSLLPPPLRRAGGELAGRIPEAAWSALARLGGQRRRDLGGKIAKGLAMAGRSTSLDQFRSAFLDEWPRGRSPVLGAGTADWWSHNLPAGLDPITRMTTADALGYLPDDILAKVDRASMAVSLETRVPFLDHRVAEVAAQIPVGLKVAGGEGKAILRKLLDRYVPRRLVERPKAGFAVPVGQWIRGPLRDWAEDLLDPRKLAQGGYFDARAVRDRWTDHLSGRDSTQAIWSVLMFQAWLAEQS; translated from the coding sequence ATGTGTGGCATCGCTGGTATTTGGGCTCGTTCGCAGGTCGATCCGAAGCTGCTTGCGCGGATGGAGCGCTGCCTCGAGCACCGCGGTCCCGACGGCTCGGGCGTCTGGAGCGATCCCCAGTCCGGCATCGGCTTCGCCCATCGGCGGCTGGCAATCGTCGACCTGTCGCCCTCGGGAGCACAACCGATGCATTCGGCCGATGGGCGTTGGGTGCTCAGCTACAATGGCGAAATCTACAATCACGGCGAAATCCGCGTTGAGCTCGAACAGGCCGGCCGCACGCCCCCCGGGGGTTGGCGCGGCCACAGCGATACCGAGACCATTCTCGAAGCGATCGCTGCCTGGGGGCTCGAAGCCGCGCTCGGCAAGGCGGTCGGCATGTTCGCACTGTCGCTGTGGGACCGCTCGGAACGGCGGCTTCACCTCGCCCGCGACCGCTTCGGTGAAAAGCCGCTCTACTACGGCCGCTGCGGCGCCGATTTCGTCTTTGCCAGCGAACTCAAGGCGATCCGCCTGCACCCCGCTTTCGACGGCGCGATCGATCGGCGCGCCGTCGCCGCATTGGCTGCGATCGCGGTGATCCCGGCGCCCCTGTCGATCTACCAGGGCATCGCCAAGCTCGAGCCGGGAACAATCCTCACCCTCGACGCGCCCGGCTCCGAACCACGAGTCGCGCGATACTGGTCCTATCGCGACGTCGTTCGCGAGGACCTGCGCGCGCCGATCGCGACCGAGGCCGAGGCGCTCGACGCGCTCGACGGGGCGCTCCGCCGTTCGCTTGCCGGCCAGGCGGTGGCTGACGTCCCGATCGGCGCATTCCTCTCGGGCGGGATCGACAGTTCGACCATCGTCGCGCTCTACCAGGCGGTCAGCGGGTCCCGGGTCAGCACCTTTTCGATCGGGTTCGACGAATCCGGCTACGACGAGAGCGCCGACGCGCGCGCAGTCGCCCAGCATCTTGGCACCGACCATCACGAACACCGCGTCGGGGTCGCCGAGGCGCAGGCCGTCATCCCCTTGCTCCCCGCGATCTACGACGAGCCCTTCGCCGACTCGTCCCAGATCCCGACCTATCTCGTCAGCCAGTTCGCGCGGCGGCAGGTGACCGTCGCCATCACCGGCGACGGCGGGGACGAGCTGTTCGCCGGCTACAACCGGCACCGCGCGCTGCCCGCTGCCTGGTCGCGCCTGTCGCTTCTCCCGCCGCCGCTGCGGCGCGCGGGTGGGGAATTGGCCGGCCGTATCCCCGAAGCCGCGTGGAGCGCGCTGGCCCGGCTCGGCGGCCAGCGCCGCCGCGATCTCGGCGGCAAGATCGCCAAGGGACTGGCCATGGCCGGCCGCTCGACCAGCCTCGACCAGTTCCGCTCGGCCTTCCTCGACGAATGGCCGCGGGGCCGGTCACCCGTGCTTGGCGCCGGGACAGCCGATTGGTGGTCGCATAATCTTCCCGCCGGGCTCGATCCCATCACCCGCATGACCACCGCCGATGCGCTGGGTTACCTGCCGGACGACATTCTCGCCAAGGTCGATCGCGCGTCGATGGCGGTCAGCCTCGAAACCCGGGTACCATTCCTCGATCACCGCGTTGCCGAAGTCGCGGCGCAAATTCCGGTTGGGCTGAAGGTTGCGGGGGGTGAGGGCAAGGCAATCTTGCGCAAGTTGCTGGACCGCTACGTTCCGCGCCGTCTGGTCGAGCGCCCCAAGGCCGGATTCGCGGTTCCCGTCGGTCAATGGATCCGCGGACCCCTGCGCGACTGGGCCGAGGATTTGCTCGACCCGCGCAAGCTTGCCCAGGGCGGCTACTTCGACGCGCGCGCGGTGCGCGACCGCTGGACGGACCATTTGTCAGGCCGAGACTCGACCCAGGCGATTTGGTCGGTGCTGATGTTCCAGGCCTGGCTGGCGGAGCAAAGCTAG
- a CDS encoding sugar 3,4-ketoisomerase: protein MSDDPLPSCRLIDLEVKGDERGKLVALEADATVPFPVRRAYYVFATQPGVARGFHAHRRLKQLAVCVAGSCRMLLDDGADQGSVLLDNPAKALLIPPMVWHEVHDFSPDCVLLVLADDHYYEADYIRSVEEFRALAANG from the coding sequence TTGTCCGACGACCCTTTGCCAAGCTGCCGGCTTATCGACCTGGAGGTCAAGGGCGACGAACGCGGAAAGCTGGTGGCGCTTGAGGCGGACGCCACGGTTCCGTTCCCGGTGCGCCGGGCGTATTACGTCTTCGCCACCCAGCCGGGCGTGGCGCGCGGCTTTCATGCGCACCGCCGGTTGAAGCAGCTCGCAGTGTGCGTCGCTGGCAGCTGCCGGATGTTGCTTGACGACGGCGCTGACCAGGGCAGCGTGTTGCTCGACAATCCGGCCAAGGCGTTGCTGATCCCGCCGATGGTGTGGCACGAAGTGCACGACTTCTCCCCTGATTGCGTGTTGCTGGTGCTGGCCGACGATCATTATTACGAGGCAGACTACATCCGCTCGGTCGAGGAGTTCCGGGCGTTGGCGGCCAATGGCTGA
- a CDS encoding glycosyltransferase family 2 protein codes for MSSRQRLSIAMTTYNGARFLPVQLASFESQSRQPDQLVVCDDGSTDSTIAILDQFARSAPFEVKVVRNAENLGHERNFGKAISLAEGDIIMLADQDDEWLPNKLSVVEHAFSAHPGVLLVANNVMITDERLVPTGRTVIEQMRRSGLYGKRGQGLTLGCATSFRRQLLELASPIPALDFGHDSWVHELAHALDSRLIVPEVLQLYRRHGANASNWGFDGAKPATPLTIMKPSAGKDLSPIWKKRERAFALIGERLRSLGPQAYGRLGARRTYAEALAEVDNARDAVVRRMAVFGKGRTGRMRLALSLLLRGDYRHFLGWRSFLKDLIR; via the coding sequence ATGAGCAGTCGCCAACGGCTGTCGATCGCCATGACGACCTACAATGGGGCGCGCTTCCTGCCGGTCCAACTCGCTTCGTTCGAGAGTCAGTCCAGGCAGCCCGACCAGTTGGTCGTCTGTGACGATGGGTCGACCGATTCGACCATCGCCATCCTCGACCAGTTCGCGCGCTCGGCGCCGTTCGAGGTCAAGGTCGTCCGCAACGCCGAGAATCTCGGTCACGAACGCAATTTTGGCAAGGCCATCTCCCTTGCGGAGGGCGACATCATCATGCTCGCGGATCAGGACGACGAATGGCTGCCGAACAAATTGTCGGTGGTCGAGCACGCCTTCTCCGCGCACCCTGGGGTGCTGCTGGTCGCCAACAACGTGATGATCACCGACGAGCGATTGGTCCCGACCGGCCGAACGGTGATCGAGCAGATGCGCCGATCGGGCCTGTACGGTAAGCGCGGCCAAGGCCTGACGCTCGGCTGCGCAACTAGCTTCCGACGGCAATTGCTGGAGCTCGCGTCGCCGATACCGGCGCTCGACTTCGGGCACGACAGCTGGGTCCACGAGCTGGCCCACGCCCTCGACAGCCGCCTTATCGTTCCCGAGGTCCTTCAGCTTTACCGGCGCCACGGCGCCAACGCGTCGAATTGGGGCTTCGATGGGGCCAAGCCGGCGACTCCATTGACGATCATGAAGCCGTCCGCCGGCAAGGATCTCTCGCCGATCTGGAAGAAGCGGGAGCGGGCCTTTGCGCTGATCGGCGAGCGGCTTCGCTCACTCGGCCCGCAGGCTTATGGCCGGCTCGGCGCCCGCCGCACCTACGCTGAAGCGCTGGCCGAAGTGGACAATGCGCGCGACGCCGTGGTCCGGCGCATGGCGGTGTTCGGCAAGGGCCGAACCGGTCGCATGCGGCTTGCGCTGAGTTTGCTTCTGCGCGGCGACTACCGCCATTTCCTTGGATGGCGAAGCTTCCTCAAGGATCTCATCCGGTGA
- a CDS encoding class I SAM-dependent methyltransferase: protein MNAEYIVPAGNWPADELEKVSACPVCAAPERMLMFDNLQDRIFFSAPGRWTMFRCQGCGSGYLDPRPTPETIGRVYANYYTHEQRSPPVAELSSFLKLRRTLANGYKNWRFGTKLEPASTAGVLAARLRPRMRRVLDRQFRHLPRGSVGRVLDIGCGDGGFLRNAEAMGWEAVGTDLDPVVVAKGRAAGLDVRLGTLEAVDGPFDVITLSHAIEHLHEPAKVLEACYELLREGGRLWVETPSMDAWGLTRFGPDWRGLEPPRHLVLFSRKALLELLSSLGFTDLRDLPQNSSAAGLYEISERIQRRGDPELPLPRSLRSRIEAKVGNIIERIRPERREYLAIVATKAPRQ, encoded by the coding sequence ATGAACGCCGAGTACATCGTACCGGCCGGGAATTGGCCTGCCGACGAACTCGAAAAAGTGTCCGCCTGCCCGGTGTGCGCCGCACCCGAGCGTATGCTGATGTTCGACAATCTGCAGGACCGCATTTTCTTCAGCGCACCCGGCCGCTGGACCATGTTCCGCTGCCAGGGGTGCGGCAGCGGCTATCTCGACCCGCGCCCGACGCCGGAGACGATCGGCCGGGTCTATGCGAATTACTACACGCATGAGCAACGGTCCCCGCCCGTTGCGGAGCTTAGCTCGTTCCTGAAGCTCCGGCGTACGCTCGCCAACGGCTACAAGAACTGGCGCTTTGGGACGAAGCTCGAGCCGGCTTCGACGGCCGGGGTCCTCGCGGCACGCCTGAGACCTCGCATGCGGCGCGTACTCGACCGTCAATTTCGCCACCTGCCCCGCGGAAGCGTCGGCCGCGTGCTCGACATCGGCTGCGGCGACGGCGGCTTCCTGCGAAATGCTGAGGCGATGGGCTGGGAGGCGGTCGGCACCGATCTCGATCCGGTTGTCGTCGCCAAGGGCCGCGCCGCGGGACTCGACGTCCGGCTCGGCACTCTCGAGGCGGTGGACGGGCCGTTCGACGTCATCACCCTTAGCCACGCCATCGAACATCTCCACGAACCGGCGAAGGTGCTCGAAGCGTGCTACGAATTGCTTCGCGAGGGCGGCCGATTGTGGGTCGAAACCCCGAGCATGGACGCCTGGGGCCTGACCCGTTTCGGCCCGGACTGGCGCGGCCTCGAGCCGCCGCGGCATCTGGTCCTGTTCAGCCGCAAGGCCCTGCTCGAACTGCTGTCGAGCCTCGGCTTTACCGATTTGCGTGATCTTCCGCAGAACAGCTCCGCTGCCGGGCTCTATGAAATCAGCGAGCGGATCCAGCGACGCGGCGATCCCGAGCTACCGCTGCCGCGCTCGCTCCGTTCGCGGATCGAGGCGAAGGTCGGCAACATTATCGAACGGATCCGGCCCGAAAGGCGCGAATATCTGGCAATCGTCGCAACCAAGGCGCCGCGCCAATGA
- a CDS encoding DegT/DnrJ/EryC1/StrS family aminotransferase, whose translation MSEPVYVTRSSLPPLADVLPMLEQIWATRILSNRGPFHEELERAIEGDLGEGHVSLTTNGMLALEAALEAADLAGEVVTTPYSFVATSHAIRRANLTPVFADIRSTDCNIDPERVEAAITERTSAIVAVHCYGNPCDHERLADIAARRGLALIYDAAHAYGVTYRGRAVAAMGDFATLSFHATKAFNTFEGGAVISGTAAGKAAVDLWRNFGIASETEIPALGSNAKMSEFCAAIGLLQRARFPGDRAARAAVDRRYREALDGIAGLTPLPIPVETQPNHSYFPVMVAEPFPLDRDALYEALKGHGIFSRRYFYPLLSDLPTYREHESSGQNNLPVAAKVAREVLCLPIYPDLEEGEQQRVIDAIWALGKQA comes from the coding sequence ATGAGTGAGCCAGTCTACGTCACGCGTTCGTCCCTGCCGCCGCTCGCCGATGTCCTGCCGATGCTCGAGCAGATTTGGGCGACGAGAATATTGTCGAACCGAGGTCCGTTCCATGAAGAGCTGGAACGAGCGATCGAAGGCGATCTCGGCGAAGGCCATGTCTCGCTGACCACCAACGGGATGCTCGCGCTCGAGGCTGCGCTCGAGGCGGCGGACCTTGCCGGCGAGGTCGTCACCACCCCCTATTCCTTCGTCGCCACGAGCCACGCCATCCGCCGCGCCAATTTGACCCCGGTGTTCGCCGACATCCGCTCGACCGACTGCAACATCGATCCCGAGCGGGTCGAGGCGGCGATCACCGAGCGAACCAGTGCGATCGTCGCCGTCCATTGCTATGGCAATCCCTGCGATCACGAGCGCCTCGCAGACATCGCCGCTCGGCGCGGTCTCGCGCTCATCTATGACGCGGCCCATGCCTATGGGGTGACCTACCGCGGCAGAGCGGTTGCCGCGATGGGGGACTTCGCCACCTTGAGCTTCCACGCGACCAAGGCCTTCAACACTTTCGAAGGCGGCGCGGTCATCAGCGGGACGGCCGCGGGCAAGGCGGCGGTAGATTTGTGGCGCAATTTCGGGATCGCCAGCGAGACGGAGATCCCAGCGCTCGGCTCGAACGCAAAGATGAGCGAATTTTGCGCGGCGATCGGATTACTCCAACGGGCCCGCTTCCCCGGCGACCGCGCGGCTCGGGCGGCTGTCGATCGCCGCTATCGAGAGGCGCTGGACGGGATCGCCGGGCTCACGCCGCTCCCGATCCCCGTTGAGACCCAGCCCAACCATAGTTATTTCCCGGTGATGGTCGCCGAGCCCTTCCCGCTCGACCGCGACGCACTTTACGAGGCGCTGAAGGGGCACGGCATTTTCAGCCGGCGCTATTTCTATCCGTTGCTGTCGGATTTGCCGACGTACCGCGAGCACGAGAGCTCGGGCCAGAACAACCTGCCGGTCGCCGCAAAGGTCGCCCGAGAGGTGTTGTGCCTGCCGATTTACCCGGATCTGGAGGAAGGCGAACAGCAGCGGGTGATCGATGCGATCTGGGCGCTCGGGAAGCAGGCGTGA
- a CDS encoding glycosyltransferase family 2 protein, whose protein sequence is MLSSLVGRVKRYARWKTYLSLTDGIAKSFRTVRVTEVYQGAFTKPSPLVSICIATFNRADLLTTRCLKSVLAQTYENLEVIVVSDGGSDDTAQRIEMLGDPRVRFFELPRRGEYPADPYERWCVGGTLAMNCAMAHAGGDFITHLDDDDEFHPERVERLVQQIQAERADFLYHPFWFQKPDGEWGRNEAGEIALGKVTSSSVFYHHWLRQLGWDPFAYRYGEPGDWNRFRRFREIGVRAARAPGAMLRHYREASQGVSGEFARPPDWDC, encoded by the coding sequence ATGCTGAGCAGCCTGGTGGGTCGCGTGAAGAGATACGCCCGCTGGAAGACGTATCTTTCGTTGACCGATGGAATCGCCAAGTCGTTTCGCACGGTACGCGTCACCGAAGTATATCAAGGCGCCTTCACCAAGCCATCGCCACTGGTGTCCATCTGCATTGCGACGTTCAACCGGGCCGACCTGCTGACAACCCGCTGTCTCAAATCGGTGCTCGCCCAGACCTACGAGAATCTCGAAGTCATCGTAGTTAGCGACGGAGGGTCGGACGATACGGCGCAACGAATCGAGATGCTTGGCGACCCGCGCGTGCGCTTTTTCGAACTGCCGCGCCGAGGCGAGTACCCGGCCGATCCCTATGAGCGGTGGTGCGTGGGCGGGACGCTGGCGATGAATTGCGCAATGGCTCATGCCGGGGGGGATTTCATAACCCACCTCGACGACGACGATGAATTCCATCCAGAGCGAGTGGAGCGTCTCGTCCAACAGATCCAAGCCGAACGCGCCGACTTCCTCTACCACCCCTTCTGGTTCCAGAAACCGGACGGAGAATGGGGTCGAAACGAAGCAGGCGAAATCGCGCTCGGAAAGGTCACTTCCTCGTCGGTGTTCTACCACCATTGGCTGCGTCAACTGGGTTGGGATCCGTTCGCCTACAGATATGGCGAGCCTGGCGACTGGAACCGATTCCGCCGGTTCCGCGAGATCGGTGTCCGGGCCGCTCGAGCGCCCGGCGCGATGCTCCGTCACTATCGCGAGGCCAGTCAGGGCGTGAGCGGCGAATTCGCCCGCCCGCCCGACTGGGATTGTTGA
- a CDS encoding acyltransferase, with translation MTFLNRDELEQAGFKSLGENVLISSRASVYGAERIAIGSHVRIDDFCILSAGSGGIRIGDHIHVACYTSLIGAGRITLADFCNLSSRVAIYSSSDDYSGRTMTNPMVPADLKAVDDRPVSIGRHAIIGCGSVILPGVTIGDGAAVGALSVINRDCDPFTIYAGSPARAVKGRDRQLLELETAFLSGKAQC, from the coding sequence GTGACGTTCCTCAACCGCGATGAGCTGGAACAAGCAGGGTTCAAATCCCTTGGCGAAAATGTGCTCATCTCGAGCCGGGCATCGGTCTACGGCGCGGAGCGGATCGCGATCGGGAGCCACGTCAGGATCGACGATTTCTGCATCCTGTCGGCCGGGTCGGGCGGCATAAGGATCGGAGACCATATTCACGTTGCCTGCTATACCTCCTTGATCGGAGCTGGCCGCATCACGCTGGCCGATTTTTGCAATTTGTCTTCGCGCGTCGCGATCTACTCCAGCAGTGACGATTATAGCGGACGCACGATGACCAACCCGATGGTCCCGGCCGATCTCAAGGCAGTCGACGACAGGCCCGTGTCCATCGGACGACACGCAATCATCGGATGCGGAAGCGTGATCCTTCCGGGCGTCACAATCGGGGACGGGGCGGCGGTTGGGGCTTTGAGCGTTATCAATCGGGACTGCGATCCCTTTACCATTTACGCAGGATCGCCCGCGCGGGCAGTCAAGGGGCGCGACCGACAACTCCTCGAGCTGGAGACGGCGTTCCTTAGCGGCAAGGCGCAATGCTGA
- a CDS encoding glycosyltransferase family 4 protein, whose translation MTRLVVLPRYGRLGASSRTRLWQYVPALQEAGFEVAIAPFFDDGYVRDLQSGRRRYGRIVRAYGTRLAALRRARSADLLWIEKEAFPWLPEWLERLLLPRNVPIALDYDDAVFELYAGHRARLVRRLLGEKHRRAMRRSALVTAGNRLLADYALEAGAPNVVQVPTVVDLERYPPPNPAAPDSAGVRVCWIGQQSTAAFLAPLAPMFRELAADQRMRFTAIGIDTAAANLPMDSLAWSEASEAADIAACDIGIMPLPDTPFERGKCGYKLIQYMACGLPVVASPVGANRDIVQHGVDGFLADSEAEWRVALTRLAANSELRRRMGAAGRAKVESQYSLQVTAPRLVGSLGAVAAGPR comes from the coding sequence GTGACCAGGCTGGTAGTCCTGCCCCGTTACGGGCGACTTGGGGCGAGCAGCCGGACCCGCCTGTGGCAATATGTCCCGGCACTTCAGGAGGCTGGCTTCGAAGTCGCAATCGCGCCGTTCTTCGACGACGGATATGTTCGCGACCTGCAGTCGGGGCGGCGGCGCTATGGGCGGATCGTGCGCGCATACGGCACGCGACTGGCTGCGCTCCGCCGCGCCCGCTCGGCCGATCTGCTGTGGATCGAGAAGGAGGCGTTCCCGTGGCTTCCCGAATGGCTCGAGCGGCTGCTGCTGCCCAGGAACGTGCCGATCGCGCTCGATTACGATGACGCGGTGTTCGAGCTCTACGCCGGCCACCGCGCGCGCCTCGTCCGGCGTCTGCTCGGCGAAAAGCACCGACGGGCGATGCGTCGTTCGGCGCTGGTCACTGCCGGCAATCGGCTGCTTGCCGATTACGCGCTCGAAGCTGGCGCGCCCAACGTCGTACAGGTGCCGACGGTCGTCGATCTTGAGCGCTATCCGCCACCCAACCCTGCGGCGCCAGACTCGGCGGGTGTCAGGGTGTGTTGGATCGGGCAGCAATCGACGGCGGCCTTCCTCGCGCCCCTTGCGCCGATGTTCCGCGAGCTGGCCGCCGATCAGCGCATGCGCTTCACTGCGATCGGTATCGACACCGCGGCCGCTAACCTGCCGATGGACTCGCTAGCTTGGAGCGAGGCCTCCGAAGCCGCCGACATCGCCGCCTGCGACATCGGCATCATGCCGCTCCCCGACACGCCGTTCGAGCGCGGCAAGTGCGGCTACAAGCTCATCCAGTACATGGCCTGCGGCCTGCCGGTCGTCGCGTCGCCGGTCGGCGCCAATCGCGACATCGTTCAGCACGGGGTCGACGGCTTTCTTGCGGACAGCGAAGCCGAATGGCGCGTCGCGCTGACCCGGCTCGCTGCGAATTCCGAGCTTCGCCGGCGGATGGGTGCGGCGGGACGAGCCAAGGTCGAAAGCCAATATTCGCTGCAGGTCACTGCCCCGCGCCTCGTGGGTTCGCTCGGCGCCGTCGCTGCTGGCCCGCGCTAG
- a CDS encoding DapH/DapD/GlmU-related protein, producing MADPALIDPHAVVQDGAQIGSGTRVWQFAVVLAGATVGRDCNLNAHTLVEGGAVIGDRVTLKCGVYVWDGIILDDEVFCGPNTTFTNDKRPRSRHRPATFATTRVGTGASIGAGAVILPGITIGAGAVIGAGAVVTRDVAPGETVVGNPARPLKKV from the coding sequence ATGGCTGACCCGGCGCTGATCGATCCACATGCGGTGGTGCAGGACGGCGCGCAGATCGGCAGCGGCACCCGGGTTTGGCAGTTCGCCGTGGTGCTGGCCGGCGCCACCGTTGGCCGCGACTGCAATCTCAACGCGCACACGCTGGTCGAGGGCGGCGCAGTCATTGGCGACCGGGTCACGCTGAAGTGCGGGGTCTACGTGTGGGATGGCATCATCCTCGACGACGAAGTGTTCTGCGGGCCGAACACCACCTTCACGAACGACAAGCGGCCGCGCTCGCGACATCGGCCGGCGACTTTCGCCACGACACGGGTCGGTACCGGTGCCTCGATCGGCGCGGGCGCGGTCATCTTGCCAGGGATCACAATCGGTGCGGGAGCGGTGATCGGTGCCGGCGCGGTGGTCACGCGCGACGTTGCGCCAGGCGAGACCGTGGTCGGCAACCCAGCGAGGCCGTTGAAGAAAGTCTAG
- a CDS encoding methyltransferase domain-containing protein, whose amino-acid sequence MLGIEPFVFSALKPLLGGGKARYQRSLLAQKYCRGHGAEIGALMQPILVPRGSKTSYIDRVPASYWKSQPDYPGTAIIDPDILDDGATLATIDDDSFDYLIAAHVLEHIDDPVSALKNWIRVVRPGGHILIAVPDKRFCGEEQRPTTTVEHFLRDHEEGPHVSAEEHYRDFGTHMKRYSGDALEQYVREAEPMIHFHTFTLASFVQFLTAVQHLGFELVEASFNVNEDLAVLRVNAQ is encoded by the coding sequence ATGCTTGGCATCGAGCCATTTGTCTTTTCTGCGCTCAAACCCCTTCTGGGTGGCGGCAAGGCCCGATACCAGCGCAGCCTGCTTGCCCAGAAATATTGCCGTGGGCATGGTGCCGAAATCGGCGCGCTGATGCAGCCGATCCTGGTCCCGCGAGGCTCGAAGACGAGTTACATCGACCGGGTGCCCGCTTCCTACTGGAAGAGCCAGCCCGATTACCCCGGCACGGCAATCATCGACCCGGATATCCTGGACGACGGCGCGACACTCGCGACGATTGACGACGACAGTTTCGATTACCTCATCGCCGCGCACGTTCTTGAGCACATCGACGATCCGGTCTCGGCGCTGAAGAACTGGATCCGCGTAGTCCGGCCAGGGGGTCACATCCTGATCGCCGTTCCCGACAAGCGTTTTTGTGGCGAGGAGCAGCGGCCCACCACTACCGTCGAGCACTTCCTGCGCGATCATGAAGAAGGCCCTCATGTTTCGGCCGAGGAGCACTATCGCGACTTCGGAACGCACATGAAGCGCTATTCGGGCGACGCGCTCGAGCAATATGTGCGTGAAGCCGAACCGATGATCCATTTTCACACATTCACACTCGCCAGCTTCGTGCAGTTCCTGACCGCTGTCCAGCATTTGGGGTTCGAGTTGGTCGAAGCGAGCTTCAACGTGAACGAGGATCTCGCCGTCTTGCGCGTGAATGCGCAATAG